The Oryzias melastigma strain HK-1 linkage group LG20, ASM292280v2, whole genome shotgun sequence genome includes the window CTTTCTGCTTGAGAAAAATGAGCCCTGCTCTCACCTGGTCAGAGCTGACGCTGATTGGCTCTTTGCAAACGATCCAGGTAACGCTCTCCAGCAGAGGGGGCGTGGTCAGAGAGCCATCGTACGTCCAGTAGTCCAGACTGCCGGGGAGCAGCGTGGCAGGATCGAAGTCGGCGAACGAAGTCTGCGTGCCCTGAAGGCAAcaccaaaagcaaaaaaaaaaaaagatcagctCTATTTGCTTTATGACAAAGCACGGTTGTCGTGGTTACGTACTTTGGTTTTGATGCCGTCAAATGCGTCCAGAAGCTTCTGCAGGTTAGGATTTGCATCACCaatctgaaagacaaaaacctCGTGAGCGTCTGCGAGTGTTGAGTTCAGGAGGAAGTGAAGCTTGAAGGATTCCGTCTCACCTTCAGGAAAACTCCCACAACGGCGAGCCCGTCGGGTTTACTGGCAGCCTCGCCAAAGCTCGGATATTTGGTGTTCCAGTGCACCAAATGAAGCTGCAAAGACAAGCATTCATGTCATGctagttattaaaaaatatatatattttttcgtTTCATTTTATGTTACTGTTActttactgataaaaaaaattaacaaattaatcgcaaacatgtaaataaatcgATTCGTGATTAATCGAggttattagtttttttttttgttacaatatttaccgaccacttattatctgcgaatgatcacaatatgaaatcacacacaaaactgaacacatagaatgtttattttaattgatttttttaatcaatcaattaaaaaaaattatcagatTAATCAGACTTTTGGTTGCGATTAATCACCattaattgcaattttttacTAGGCAAATTCTGTGTCACAATATGCGGCTTTTCACCAAAAAAGAAGCTTCAAAAAGATGCATTCATTACATgctagttattaaaaaaaattatttaaattttcttttattcattttattttactgttacttttagtttggtgttttatgtttatatattatttaggGCCAGAAAtcgaaaaaaacaaacaaacaaacaaacaaaaaaaaaaaacgtattaatcgcaaacttgttgacaaaaaaaaaagaattgcgattaatcatgattaatcgcaattcttttttttttttttttttggttgcagtATTTTCCAaccacttatctgcaaataatcacactatgaaatcacacacaaaactgtacatttagaatgtttatttttaatctatttttttaatcagtcgattaaaaaaattatcagattaatcacactttgggttgcgattaatcacgactGATTGCAATTTTTTACTAGGCAAATTCTTTGTCACAATATGCGACTTTTGAACCAAAACAAGAGATGAATTCATTACATgccagttattttaaaaaacctttACTAATTTTATAGTTTGGCATTTTATGTTTGTATATTATTTAGGGGtgggaatcaataaaaaaaattcactaattaatcgcaaactgggaaaaagacatttgcgattaatcgcgattaattgcaatatcgcgattaatcgcgattaactgtttttgttacagtatttgcccgAAACTTATCTGCAAATGATCACAGTAtgatattatgatatatatttctAGCAATTTCGAATGTTTGTCTCCATTGTAATttattaatcgcgattaatatcgggtaacattttttgttacagtatttgaacaaaaatgaagctgCAAAGACATCCGTTCattacatgctagttattttaaaatggttcaataaagaataaaatatttatttcagctttttttgtagTGACGGTTGTAGAGTTTTAATaatattcagacattttttcaccaaatgttataaataaacatttttataaatgattccgtctaatataaatgttttcttacaGCTTAATTATTTATCGATTGTTTCTTTAGGAATGAAGCGttttataataatgaaaaattgaTGCCAAGTGGGGGAAGTGAGCTGAGGATGGTGcactgttgtcatggaaacaggATAAGACTATAGTAGGAGTTAATGGAAAGGGaaaatttaatcttttattaaGATTTAGAGTTGTAAATTAGGTTAAAACACTTTTGCTTTAATCtgttatgacaaaaaaacaatcaaaatgtaaagttttctttgaGAAATCTTCATTTTAACCCTGTTCTTGTTGCCTCATAAACTGCAGGACTCATGAGGATGCGGATGAAGCAGATCCCGCCTCACCTCAGAAGCATACTTGGTCCCATCCACGGTGTGCTCAGAGCCCCTGTCATCAGCACCCCCCCAGTGGAAATGGAACTGCTTAAGCCTGTAGACCCCTGAGATCGGCCCGtttgtcagagctgcagcagaggaaCAAAAGCCCAAATTAAATTAGCAGAGCCGCGGGGACGCCCCCGTCCTGCTGCACCTTCAGGGGGGAGAAAAGATCAACCAAAAGGAAATTCCAAACTGATTAAGGAGACTTCCTTTTCGATTAAAACGAGCTAATTTCCTGTCCAATCAGGCCAGGGCTGTGTCTCCTTCAGGTTATTTTTGGACGTTTCAGTGATAAAAATAGCCCCAAAAGATTCATACTTGTTCATCCGAAGACAGTTTTTCTGCAGTATTTTGTCCCACATGAGGATTATTCATGATCATGTCAGCCCGACAGCTCTTCCTTTATTTACAGACTTGAGCTGCAGAGGAACATCGACTCATCTAGGTCACATTCTGAGCTCTGCTTCTTTTGTTCGCCTCCTAAAAGCAGATTCACTGACAGAATCGGCTCAGATCAACGACAGGCAATCAGAAATATTATACTCTGTCCATTTTCATTGCATTTTCTTTGGGGATTAAAATCCAATCtgactgaaaatgaaaagaatcagcttttttttggccTCGGATTCCCTCAGAATTGGCAGATTAATAGTTAACCAAATATGAGCAGAGTAACCTTGGTGTTTCTGTGCAGGTTTGACCTAAAAGATCTGCTGGGAAACTGAATTCCTGCAGCCTGTTTGCTCAACTGctaaatttaaatcaacttttagacataaaaagacaacatttagtcatgaaaagtaaaaaaaaaatccctttaggCGCGTGCATGCGTtcatataaacatgtttttcttgcagaaatgcaacatttttaatgtcaaactgGATCAAAAGAGCACTGACTGGATTTGTCGCTGTCGTCTAGGAAGGTCACTTGGATGGAATGTCCGTTGTTGAGGATCTCCAGGCAGGTGGACGCGTCGTACTGCAGGCACAGCGGCTTCAGACCCGCGTCGTAGGATGCTGCGGCCGGCTGGATGTCAATGGGAGACTGGCGCGCGCCGTTTGCGATGGGGAAGCTGTCCCCCCACTTGTCGGGTCCTGGAAATCACAGTAAAACACCATGAAGGGGGGTCATTTTTTACGCACCAGGAGGGTTTTACGCGTGGAGGTGGAGGATGATTACGCatgaaatcataatttaaaaacagaaggtcTCTGCTGTGGGACCTTCATGCTTCCATTGGAGACTCCAAGAATGCGCATCTCCAATGTCACAGAAGCCGCGCGCGCCTCACCGTTAGTCGGTGCGTATCCCCACGAGTGAGACATGGtgacagggaggaggaggaggaggagtgccGCGCGGTAATCTGCTAAAACCCGCCGTGGCCCGGTGCAGAGCAGCCAGTGTCCTCCACCTGACAGCTGCCGAGCTTATATAGGGTCCCGCGCGCGCGCGGCGTGTCTGTCATCGTGCTGGTGCTGCCACATGATGTCCACGCAGACCGGGAGGAGTCTGCGCGCTGGATGCGTCAGTGCGCGTGCGGGCGCGCTCGTAGCTGTTGATCCTCAACCATCAACGCGCAGCTGCCGCAAGTGATGCAACGACGCGCACGCGCATGCGGACCAAACGAGAGACTTATTCTTTAATGAGTCATtttgtttaagtaaaaatgaTAATTCCCGCGtggattatttgtttttattagtttattttcgcgaacaaaatcatgtaaataatgaatatttgaataaaactggTTAATTTCTGCCTACTGGCCACTTCAGCTCATCGCAGTGACAGAATGTGTTCATCATCtgcagaaaaatcctaaatggcAGCTGTGGTGGTGTATTGGCGCCATCTGCTGCTCCTAAAATGAACTACAACAAATCAAAGAAATCGTTAAACTCTTCAggttttaaatacaattaagaaactaaaaaatattttttgtttcaaaaagtttaagtcaataaaagtgtcataaagtttgtattttattttgttaaactgATATAAACAAACAGCTTTAGGCTAAAATTACAGTTGAATATAAAATTCCacaaacagaatattttatcacaattatttctaaattaaaaatgtaataatgacACAATTTCAGATTAAATTTAACTACCCAAAGAATCCTTTTAAGTAAATATGAAAATCTTATTTCGAATTTTGTCATTTCCTTCTTAATtcgtcatttttatttcatttttttcttcatcaaaatggttttcagtcttttttttaaataatgtactCTTTTAGGTAAAACAGACATCGTCATTGATGCCACTTCATGATTTCAAAGAAGTTTAGCTACATTACAACAAACAATATAACTTAAAGTTTAACatgaatattataaaaaaataataaaagtaaaatacttgcactttaaaaagtaaaagcagtaCTTCTTTGGCAAAAACTACTAtgcttaaatgtattttatgaagTATACTTGAGTATGAGATAGCAATGTTGGCTACATTTAGTCTAGAAAATATActcattacatattttttaagactaagttgaaacattttcagtaaataaaactgTCTCACTTTTAACATAGATCAGAAATCTGCAAAAAGACAGATTTGTATTTAGGTTATAGTTACTAttgtgataaatataaatacacttttggcttcttagcataaataaaagataagcattaatttaaaattgcattttttttctaaatataaaatatattttttttaacctttgacaTGGCtccctgtcaaaataaaagacggtCTTTAGCACATATGACCATCAACACAACAAATTAGTgagatgtcagcagtgattcaaaattattttacagtttgtggTACATCTGAGCCAGAAattcaaaattacattaaatcagagctaattattTGACTTTATAGAACCAAACGCTTGATGGATTATCAGAGAATGATGTCTGCCGTAGTCAGGAACCTCATGCATGAACCGACTGtcaatgagttgaataaagtatgatttagtttttgttttgtttttttttaaactttgattctcattatttactttacagttactttttcaaattaaaacatttttttctttaaccaaagagccacattgAAGGAGTAAAAGAACCACATGTTGCTGTAGACTAGAGCCTCAGGTTTCCTCAGGAATAGACTAAATATACTTATAGTGCAGATAAATGGACTACTTTTTGCTCAGGGAAAGGTGATAGGAAGATATGTCTaatataataaagtttttttgtctaaaaatggtctaaattgtaaaaaaaaaaaaaaaaaagtggttgtTTTTATAaccaaatgttaaaaacaatgaaacgataaaaaatgttcttcaaattttcaatttgtttttgacacatCTTTAAAATCCTGCAACAGTTACATGTTTTCTGAATGTGGTTTGTCTGAAActgaatagaataaaatagtaaaaatgtactATCTGGATTTCTAAAGTGGCAGCCGTCCGAagtgtttgattttattcaagttcaaaaatatttatctcAGACATGTGAAAAAATATGTAGACAGAAAAATcggacaaaagaaaaaaggtatAAATTCTCATGTTATATTCACCTATTTAATGTTTGTCtgtgatttaaaatgtatagataaaaatatattttattgattgCAATACTATTTAATTTatagttaaatatattttggtttatgagaattttttttttttttaaacaaagtacCTCCTTACGTTCCACACGTCCTTTTGCTTGGTTtaacttagaaaaaataaagttaatctcATACAAGGTCGGGTTTTAgtctttgatttaaataaaaagtgacattttttgacattttatacaAGACtggcaattttattttgaaagacgaCGGAAGGTGGAGTCGCATGTTTGTGACGTCAAAGACACGTGCCGGTCGCACATGAGGGAATCAAAACAGACTCACCAACAGGTTTGGATTTTTATCCTATATTAGTAAACCAAACATATTCAGTAATTAATGAATATGGTTAAGAAGAACAGACTAAAGGAGCaggttttaatttaattagatTAAACTGTTTCTAAAACTGAGCGTCACGTTCATGTAGATGATAAACAGAAATCGAttaacataaaatatgtttatatgttCGTGTCTGAAGCTTCTATTTTCTTCAATGTACAAATCTAaagtattaattttatttaatttaagctGTTAAATATAATCCAtccatattttatatataaaagctAAAACCATAAATGCAGAAGTTCTGTTCACCTGAGATCTGCTCGGTTTAGTCTGATCACGTGGTCATTAGGATGAAAGAAtgttagaaatgtatttttgttccTTTATAAGTAGCGAGTAGTTGAGGGTGCagacattttttgaataaaaaaatggaaattataattatttaatctatttcaaaggattaaaaaaaagatgttgctgtttttacccaaaatcagaaacacttgtcattttctatgatctagcggcagaagttcattagaaagtcatCTGAGTTGTGGCTGGAAAAGCCTGCCTCCACTTCCCATGATCCATCTGTTTCCTCACAGCCTTAAGCTAACAATAAGCTGAAAAAATTGTGagcaaaattgtaaaataagaGATCTATTTTTGCACCagaatgccacaaaaacatgttcaaaacttaattttcattaaattattcattattttaaaaggttCAGGGAAAATAAAGTAGcagaaagtaacaaaaatgaatgtaaatgtaggtttaaaacagcatttagtgtttttatgtaACAGATTGTAGTTTGCACTTCATTTCAGAGCTGCTGGGCTGCAGGATGTCATCTATTATGaatgtaatttaataatttacataaatccCTCTGATACAAACATTCAGCTGCTCTAGAACTCCTATTGTGTTGTTGATAATAAACCGATttggtttggtgttttttgtcCGGATGGttgaccttcaaaataaaagccttgtTTAAATGAGATGTCTCCTGACAGGGAACATGGGGAAGAACaaacaaaaggggaaaaaaacgaaaacCGTCTTCCAAGTGGCCAACAGGCCGATGAAGATGAAGCACAAAGCCAAGGCGGTCACCACCGCCCTCAAACACGTGAGTTAGTCGTCTTGAACTGTCccctttctttcctttttcacGCTCACGTGTAAAACGTGTCTCCACAGATCAACGCTGGGAAACGGGAGAAGGTGGAGAGTCTGAATCAAATGTTCTCTGAAGTTCAGAGGGATCTGAAGAGCGTCTCCAAGACGACCGAACCCCCGAAGAAGACGCAGGTACTTAGGAGGAATCCTGGACATCGTTCTACaacatttactgtatttaaaaaagttttctgttttcagatgaTCAAAGAGCCGCCCAAAGAACCAGTAAATGTTGACAACGCAGCTCAGCTGTTTTCCCAGCTTTGATGGACCAAAAGCACCAAAGAACGTTTCTGTCATGTGTGgttaaaaaagcagcagaaggaCATTTGAACGCTCACTGTTAGATGGTTTATTCATGAAAACTGTCAAAcgatttatgatttaatttaaaaaatcctcataaaatcatcaaacatcaaagatttattttttattttgcttctcaTCAAACCTCCTTTGGATGCTAATTATTGATGCAACAAACGATGAAGATTTCTGAGAAGTTTGTTTCATGAATGTGTTCCTATCACACAaattacataataaaaatatattaaagataatgaaaaatcagattttgatttaatcttgtttgaaaaatccaaaagtaaaaacacagagGAACCATTTAGGGGAAAAACGGccctaaatgttttttattgatgctttttatttcaattttagaaacttttatcattttattaatttaaatataatggAAAGACTATCTGTAAATGTTTGAAAcgaaacatttttgagaaattactcttaaaaataaaaagatgactcactgatttttaaaaattgaacgCAACATTTGGAGATAGcacacatttataaatatttatagagATTTAGccaatttgtttaaattttaaatcaatatttatatcaaagtgaatatttaaaatgcaaatcatCACAATCAACATTTAGAATCAAGATGTAGATTTAGCTTTTATGTTTagatttggttttatttcttttttgagatCCTCATATCTCCTGGTCAGAATTCCATTGAGGATATTACAAAACCTAAGAGATTAAATACTATTAAAATGGTAAAGAAAGTTATAAattgggattttatttttattattttgagggAAACATCAAATCGATGTGAGATGTACGGAGTCAAATCAAGATCAGctgaaagtgaataaaaaaacagaaaacttgtaaaatagacatttttttttcaaataaaaacaagatattgtaaatttgaaaaaaaaaaatgagaaatttttttgaaaacttaaaaatgttaaaacttgaaataaatctggaaaatttgaaaaataaattaaaacctgAAATGAAtctcaaacttaaaaaagtgaaaaagaataactgaaaactttaaataaatattgaaaattaaaaaaaaaatacagaacactttaattaaaaagctataaatgtgaaaaatgtcaaataaaaaaaatagtgaatcaATTTGTAAAagctttgttttgattttttaacttgttttttgttctgaatcGTCACTTTCACTTCAGATTTAGTATTTCAGctgctgagctgagcctaattttacatgggggtgGGGCTTTAGATAAAAGAAACTGCTTTTACTaatggttaatttttttattttaaaatttatagttttttattcaagttttcagtttttttatcaagatttatttcaagttttcagtatttttgtttttttcaaattttcacaacctttttttcccaaactttcaaaaataattcagtttcaATGTctatatttcaagttttttttcgttcactttaagctgatcttgatttgaccccatagatcTGCCAGTTGAACTCTGAAAAGCCGTCTTTAAATTCTCTGGTCGCT containing:
- the rbis gene encoding ribosomal biogenesis factor, coding for MGKNKQKGKKTKTVFQVANRPMKMKHKAKAVTTALKHINAGKREKVESLNQMFSEVQRDLKSVSKTTEPPKKTQMIKEPPKEPVNVDNAAQLFSQL
- the LOC112151462 gene encoding carbonic anhydrase 1, producing MSHSWGYAPTNGPDKWGDSFPIANGARQSPIDIQPAAASYDAGLKPLCLQYDASTCLEILNNGHSIQVTFLDDSDKSTLTNGPISGVYRLKQFHFHWGGADDRGSEHTVDGTKYASELHLVHWNTKYPSFGEAASKPDGLAVVGVFLKIGDANPNLQKLLDAFDGIKTKGTQTSFADFDPATLLPGSLDYWTYDGSLTTPPLLESVTWIVCKEPISVSSDQMAKFRSLLFSAQGEAECCMVDNYRPPQPLKGRLVRASFK